The genomic region TCCTTATTGCTCAGAATACCCTGTGCGGCCAACATCGCGGCATGGGCCCGGCTGCCTGCGATATCCTGTGCGTAAAGCCGCTGGTCGAACCCGATAGAGGCGTTTATCGCCTGCATGATCGCGTCCGGCCCCGAGGCAAAGCGCCCGCCCCACATCTGGTTGGCGGAAGGGGTGTCAGGGCGTTCGGTCATGGGGACTGGCCTTCGGAGGGATGTCGTGCGGAAATTTATGGTCGTCCTCTACACGGCCTTCCTCTTTGGTGCAAACGCGGCGGCAGCCGACGTGTCAGCCCTGCGCGATGGCGACATGAAGAAACTGGCGCTGCACACCGACCCTGTGGCCCTGCCCGAGGTGGTGCTGCTGGATGCGACGGACGGCGAACATGCGCTGGCCGATTATCGTGGCAAATGGGTGGTCCTGAACTTCTGGGCCACATGGTGCGCGCCCTGCCGGCACGAGATGCCCTCGCTTGACCGGCTGCAGGCGGCGATGCCCGAGATTGCCGTCGTGCCTGTCGCGACAGGGCGCAACTCGGTGACCGGGATCGAGAAGTTCTTTGCAGAGGCCGAGATCAAGCTGCTGCCGATCCTGCGCGATCCGAAATCGGAACTTGCGCGGGGCATGGGCGTGATGGGTCTGCCGGTGACCGTGATCCTGAACCCCGACGGCCATGAAGTCGCCCGCCTTATCGGCGACGCCGAATGGGACAGCGCCAGCGCCAAGGCGATCATGGCGGCGCTGGTGGCGGGTCAGTAAGCTAGACGGTCGTCAAAGACGAAGGGTTGGGCGAGGACTACGTTCACCATGACCATCGCGGGGTGGCGGGGGTTTAAAAGCACGTTGAGTTCCAGCGGGATGACCCTGCTTGGGACACTCATGCCAACGCTTGCTGATTGCTTTAGCCAAGCGTCCCCGAAAGCGCGAGTAAACTGTTCGTCCTGATCAACCCCAAGGCCGGCTTCAGCAATTTGCTCGTCGGGCACGTCGATTGCGACGGCAACAAATGGTGGCAGCCCACCTTTGCGGCGCATCATGGGTGGCAGGTGGACCAGAACCTCCAACGCGGCAAGCGAAAGGGAAGAAGAGGTATAAACCATCGGCAGGCCTGGACTGTTCCACCGCCCACCCCAAAGCCGTGCACCCTCACCATCAAGGCCGGGGGCGTGTTCAGGTTTCGTCAGCCGCCATAGGCGCACTTAGCTGAACACCCCATGTTCGATGCGGCCCAGCACAGCCTCGACCTCGCGCCCGCCAAGATCGGTGCGGGCCATTCTTATCGGGATAGCATCGCCCAGAGCCGGGTTCGGGTTGCGCAGCCATTCGTCCGCAAGGGCGTTGTCACCAAAGACGCGCCGCGCCATGGTTACGACGCGAAGTAGGCGTGCAAGGCCGTCAGCTTCTTCCAGCTTCAGGTTTTCGCCCGACGCGATCCGGCGTTCGAGCGTGCGGTCAGGGATGATCTGACGAATGTCGTCTTTGGAAACGCCATTGTCTTCCAACACCCGCACCGCTCGCGACGGAATGCCACCTGACACCGCCTGATAGGATACAAAATAGGACTTAGCCTCCGGGTTCCGGACCAAAAACTGACCGGATGAGGCATCCCGACCCATCAAAGTCTTCGAAGCCAGTCCGCTTTTTCTTGACCGTGCCACGGTCTTCTCGGCACTGTTCTTGGCCATCCCATCCCCGCCATTTGCCGCAGTGTATCACAGCATATGGCGGTTAGCACTTCACAAATCAAACGTCGCAAACACGGGCACATGGTCGCTTGGCCCGTCCCAGCCCCGGACTGGGCGCAGGATGCGGCTTTGGTGGCTGGCGTTCAGGATGTCGGGGGTGGCCCAGATATGGTCCAGCCGGCGGCCCTTGTCGGCGGTGTCCCAGTCGGCGGCGCGGTAGCTCCACCAGCTGTAAAGCCGGCCCTCGCGGAGATCGTGGCGGGTGACGTCCTGCCAGTTGCCCGCCTCCATCACCGCGTTGAAATGATCGACCTCGATGGGCGTATGGCTGACGATCTTCAGCAAGGCCTTGTGATTCCACACGTCATCTTCCCGCGGGGCGATGTTCAGGTCGCCGACCAGAATGGCGCGGTCGGGGCGTTCCCAGCGGAAGAAATCCCGCATCTCGGTCAGGTAATCCAGCTTTTGCCCGAACTTCACGTTCACCTCGCGGTCCGGGATATCGCCGCCCGCGGGGACGTAGGTGTTGTGGATCGTTACCCCGTTTTCCAGCCGCGCCGCCACATGCCGCGCGTGGCCAAGCTGGGCAAAGTCCTTGTCCCCGGCATCGACGATGGGCAGCTTGGACAGGATCGCCACGCCGTTGTAACCCTTCTGCCCCCGCGCCACGATGTAGCGGTAGCCCAGCGCCTGAAACTGCGCCAAGGGGATCATCTCGACCGGGCTTTTGCATTCCTGCAGGCACAGGATGTCGGGCATTTCTTCGGCCAGCAACCGGGTCACCAGACCTTCGCGCAGGCGGACAGAGTTGATGTTCCAGGTGGCAAGGGTAAAGGACATGGGGGGCTCAAGGGGCTGTGATCGGGGGCGTCAGGTCGGCAAGCAGTGCGATGAGCGCCGCCTGAAAGTCATCCGGCGCCTCGATCTGCGGAATATGGCCGACCTCTGGCAGAATGGAAAGCGGCGCGCCGGTCAGGTCGGCCAGCCTTTCGCCCTGCGCCAGCGGCGTGGCGGTGTCCCGGTCGCCCCAGAGGAAGGCCAGCGGCACGGCCAGCGCCTGCCAGCCCTCGGCCCGGGTGGACAAGGCGCCGGTTGGCGGCACCAGCAGGCTTGGCAGCCAACCGGCAATCGCCGTCGTCGTGCCGGGCCGCCGGGAGGGTGCCAGCAGCATGTCGATCACTTCGGGTGTCGCGGCCTCTTTCCGATGGAGGAAAAGGCGCAGCAGGGGGCCCATTGCATAGGGATTGGTCACGCTGGCCGACACGGCCAGTTCGCGCATGAACGAGTTGCCCAGCGGCCAGGGCAAGGTGCCGCCTTCCCGCCCCTCCAGCCCGATCGCGCCGGAAACGACGACCAGCCCGGCAATGGCGGCAGGGTCAACCATCGCCGCCTCAGCCGCTGGCCCCGCGCCAAAGGAATGCGCGACGACAACCGGCCGCACGTCAAGCGCCGCGATCAGCGCCAGCATGCGCCCGCCTTGCGTCTGGCGGCTGTAGTCGGCGTCAGGATCGCGGAAGGAATACCCCATCGGCGGCATGTCGAAAGCCACGGTGCGATAGCCTTCGGCAGCCAGTGCCACTTGCGTAGGGCGCCACATCCGCGACCAGCCGACAGAGCCGTGCACCAGCAGGACCACCGGGCCATCCTCGGGACCAAGCTCTTCGACATAGATCGGGCCAAGCGCGGTTTCGACGATCCGCCCCTCTTCGGGGATGCTGTCCGGAAGAATGCTGATCTCGCGCAGCATCGCGGTCAGTCTCAGGCCAAGCAGCCCGATCACCACCACGAAGACAAGGATTGTCAGAAGACCGAACACATAGCGCATCACGCTTGGGTAACAGAGCGGTCTGCATGCGGCAACAACTGCCCCCGGAGTTGACCCTTTTGGTCAACCCATTGGAAAAAAAAGGCCGGGCAAGAAGCCCGGCCAGGTCCAACAGGGAGGATGCCGCGCCATAACCCCGACGCGACAAGGGGAACTGGGTGCACAACCTGTGCATGAAATGAAGGTAGCAAGCAAATCCGGCAACAATAAGCCCCAATGCGCAAGATTTCTGGGCTGTTGCAAGGCAGCCGCAACACACTGCGGCTACCGCGCAACAGAACCCGGCGCGCTTCAGGCGACCAACCGGTAACCCCCGCTTTCCGTGACAAGAATCCGCGCGTTCGATGGATCGGGCTCGATCTTCTGGCGCAGGCGGTAAATGTGGGTTTCCAGCGTGTGGGTGGTGACCCCCGCGTTATAGCCCCAGACCTCGTGCAGCAGGACGTCCCGGGCGACCACGCTTTGGCTGGCGCGGTACAGGAACTTCAGGATGTTCGTTTCCTTTTCCGTCAGGCGGATCTTCTTGTCCTTCTCGTCCACCAGCATCTTTTGCGCCGGCTTGAAGGTATAGGGACCCATCTGGAAAATCGCATCCTCAGACTGTTCATGCGTGCGCAGCTGGGCGCGGATGCGGGCCAGCAGGACCGGGAACTTGAACGGCTTGGTCACATAGTCATTGGCACCGGCGTCAAGCCCAAGGATCGTGTCGCTGTCGGTGTCGTGCCCAGTCAGCATCAGGATCGGGCATTTCACGCCGCCCTTGCGCATCCGGCGGCACAACTCGCGCCCGTCGGTATCCGGCAGGCCCACGTCCAGGATCACGAGGTCAAACAGCCCGGCCTTGGCCTTTTCCATGCCCTCGGCACCCGTGCGGGCTTCGAACACATCGAAATCTTCAGTCAGAACCAACTGCTCGCTCAACGCCTCGCGCAGGTCGTCGTCGTCGTCCACCAACAGGATTTTCCGAAGTCCGGCCATGAGTGCCTCCACTGCTTCTGTCTGGTGACATGCGCCCCGATCACGGCCCCTTCAAGGATTGCAACGAAAACCTCACGCGGTCGTGTCGCACAGCCGGTCAATGTTTCAATTCCGTAACCCCGGGGGTATGAGAGGAGGCATGACACTGACCCTCACCACCACCGAACGGCTGACCCGCGCCCGGGGCGATCTGCGCATGGGCGTGCCTGTGGTGCTGTGCATGGCCGGATCTGCCGCAATGGTCGTCGCGGTCGAGGCGCTGGAGCCTTCGCGCCTTGCCGACCTGCGGGGCTTTGGCACGCCCGTTCTGGCCATCACGGCACGGCGGGCGGAAACGCTGAAGGCGCGCGCCTATGACGGGGATCTTGCCCGCATTGTCCTGCCCGCCGATGCCGGCTTGCCGTGGCTGCGGTCTGTTGCCGACCCGGCGGATGATCTGCGCGCCCCGATGAAGGGGCCGCTGCAATCCCTGCGGGACGGGCCTGCCGACCTGCACCGCGCCGCCCTTGCGCTGGCGAAGTCGGCGCATCTGCTGCCGGCCGTGCTGGTCGTGCCGGTGGTCCATCCGTTGCAACTGGCGCAGGACAGCGGCCTGACCCTGCTGGCGCTGGACGACATCACCCCCGTCCTTGCCGCCCTGTCGCCCATGGCCGAGGTGGTGTCTGCCCGGGTGCCGCTGGTCGCCTCCAGCGCCGGGCGCGTCCACATCTTCCGCCCGGATGACGGTGGCGAAGAGCATTACGCCATTGAGATCGGCAAGCCGGACCGCGCGGCACCGGTGCTGGCCCGGCTGCATTCGGCCTGCTTTACCGGCGACGTGCTGGGAAGCCTGAAATGCGACTGCGGCCCACAGCTTCGCGCGGCACTGGCGCAGATGGGTGAGGAAGGGGCGGGGGTGCTCCTCTACCTCAACCAGGAAGGTCGGGGGATCGGGCTGGCCAACAAGATGCGCGCCTATTCCTTGCAGGATCAGGGCTTTGACACGGTCGAGGCGAACCACCGGCTTGGCTTTGAAGATGACGAGCGTGATTTCCGGCTGGGGGCCGAGATCCTGCGCAAGATGGGGTTCTCCGCCGTACGGCTGATGACGAACAACCCGAAGAAACTGGCGATGATGGAAGGCTGCGGCCTGCATGTGACCGAACGTGTGCCGCTGAAGGTAGGGATGACCGCCGAAAACAGCGCCTATCTGGCCACCAAGGCCGCGAAATCGGGGCATCTTCTGTGAAGCGGGAAGATCTGGTCGTCACTCCGATGGGCGTGCGCTTCATGGGCCGCCGCTTTGCCTGCACGCTGGGGCGCGGCGGGGTTGTTCCCGCCGCACGCAAGCGCGAAGGCGACGGGGCCACGCCCGCCGGGGTGCACCGGCTGGTTGGCATGCTGTACCGCCCGGACCGGATGGCCCGCCCGGCGGATTGGGCGCTGCCGATCGGGCCGTCTGACCTGTGGTCTGACGATCCGCGGGATGAAGACTACAACCTGATGGTCCGCGCGCCGCACGGGTTCAGCCATGAACGCCTGCGCCGGGCCGACCCGATGTATGACCTGATCCTGATCACCGACTGGAACTGGCCGCATGCCGACCCGGGCCGGGGTTCGGCCATCTTCATCCACCAATGGCGTCGCCCAGGCGCGCCCACGGCAGGCTGCGTTGCCCTGTCCCGCCGCGCCCTGCACTGGATCGCCCCGCGCATCACCCTCCAGACGCGGCTAGTGATCCGGCTCTGACCATCCGCCCCTTCCCCCTTCTGGCACACTGGCAGACCCCTTTCCAAACCGCTTTGGACCACCTAATCTGTCCAAAAGGGGAGGACAGCCATGGCCAGAACGCCGTCCAGCGCGGATGACGACATCTTCGATCTGCGGCTGGCCCGGTCCGCGCCTGACCTCTTCCCGATGCTTGAGGGCCTTTATGGCGCCCGCCCCGACTATCCCGCCTTCCGCGAAAGGCTGGTCAAGGCCCTGCGCAAGGGCTGGGCGGATCGGCCTGACGACCTCAAGCGCCTTGATCTGCAGCGCGACCTTGAACCCGACTGGTTCCAGCGTCCGGGCATGGCGGGCTATGTTTTCTACATCGACCGCTTCAACGGCACGCTGCAAGGCATTCTCGACAAGCTGGATTACCTTGAGGACCTTGGCATCACCTATGTCCATCTGATGCCCTGCCTGAAGCCCCGCCCCGGCGACAGCGACGGCGGCTATTCGGTGATGGACTACCGCCAGATCAACCCCGCCTTCGGCACGATGGCCGACTTCGAAGCCGTCAGCCGCGCATTACGCGAACGCGGCATTTCCCTGTGCGTCGATCTGGTGCTGAACCACACCGCGAAAGAGCACGCCTGGGCGAAGAAGGCCGCGAAGGGCGACGCCGCCTATCAGGACTACTACCTGATGTTCGACTCGCCCGATCTGCCCAACCAGTACGAACAGACGTTGGTCGAGGTTTTCCCCGACAACGCGCCGGGAAATTTCACCCATTATCCGGACTTCGGCAAATGGGTCTGGACCACCTTCAACGAACACCAGTGGGACCTGAACTGGGCCAACCCTCAGGTGTTTCTGGAAATCGTCGAGGTGATGCTGTTCCTTGCCAACAAGGGCGTCGATGTGCTGCGGCTGGACGCCGTCGCCTTCATGTGGAAGCGGATGGGCACCCGCTGCCAGTCAGAGCCCGAGGTTCATATGCTGCTGCAAGCCCTGCGCGCCTGCAGCCGGATTGCCAGCGCCGCCGTTCTGCACCTGGCCGAGGCGATCGTCGCCCCCGCCGAAATGCTGCCCTACCTTGGTCGCGGGCGGCATGACGGGAAGGTTGCGAACCTTGCCTACCACAACAGCCTGATGGTGCAGTTCTGGTCAGCCCTTGCCACCCGCGACACGCGTCTAATGACACATGTGCTGGCGACGCATTTCCCCGACAGGCTGACCAATGCCACCTATGCCACCTACATCCGCTGCCATGACGATATCGGCTGGGCGATCACGGATGAGGATGCCGCCGCCGTCGGTGCCTCGGGCCACGGCCATCGCAACTTCCTGTCGGATTTCTTCGAAGGCAGCTTTCCCGGCTCCTTCGCCAAGGGTGCGCTCTTCCAGTTCAACGAGGCGACAGGCGACAAGCGCATCTCGGGCAGCTTCGCCTCGCTTGCCGGGCTTGAACTGGCCGAGGCGGCCGGGGACGTCGCAGGGGTGGAAATGGCCGTGCAACGCATCCTGCTGGGCCATGCCCTGATCGCGGCCTGGGGCGGCATCCCGCTGATTTACATGGGGGATGAGCTGGCACTGCCCAACGACCATGGCTATCTGGCCAACCCGGACCATGCCCATGACAGCCGCTGGATCCACCGTCCGCAGATGGAGTGGGCACGGGCCGAGGGGCGCCATTCCGGCGACACCCCCGCTGCCCGGGTCTTCTGGGCGACCAAGCAGATCCTTGCCCGCCGCGCCGCCACGCCTGCGCTGCATGCGGCGGTGCCGATCCGGGTCGTTGCTGCAGGCAACGATGCCGTGCTGGCCTTCCAGCGGCTTGCGCCGACCGGAACGCTGCTGGGCCTGTTCAACTTCACCGAACGCTGGCAGCACATCAGCGAAGCATCGGCCCGCGCACTTGGGGTCACGGCCATGCATGACATGCTGTCGGATCAGCGCGTGGAAACCCATGCCGGCCAGATCGTCCTGCCGCCCTATGCCCGCGTCTGGCTGACCTGACGCCGATTTCTTCAAAGAAATCGGACCGGAGCCTTCGAAGGCTCCGGTGCGGAGTTTTCAAAAACTCCGCCTTCCCCGTCCGGAAATGCTGACTGGACGCCTCATGCGCGCCGCGCCATTCTGCGCCTTGGGACAATGAAAAGGGTGCCGCATGGCGCTGACAAGACGGGCGGCGCTGTTTGGGGCCGGGGCAGCGGTGGGCGTGGCTGGCAGCCGTTGGATGGGGGCGGCGAACCCCTCGCTCGACGGGGTGGCGATTGTCGCCCCTGCAGGCGGTGAGACCACGTTGAACGACGCCTCGCTGCTGTCGGAAACACCGATCTTCAAGCACATCATCATCAAGGACCCGCCGGGCGATGCCCTGATTGCCACGCTCCGGGCCGAACTGCGCGCCGCCGAGGCGGAGGATCGCCCCGTCAGCATCGGCGCGGCACGCCATTCGATGGGGGGTCAGGCCATTCCCCGCGACGGCCACGCAATCACCTTCGACACGCCCTCGATCCTGGTTGAGGGGGAGACTTACCGCGTGCAGGCCGGCACCCGCTGGCATCAGGTGATCACCGCGCTCGACCCGCTTGGGCTGTCGCCCAAGGTCATGCAATCCAACGCCGATTTCGGTGTTGCCTCCACCTTCTCTGTCGGCGCGCATGGCTGGCCGATGCCGTATGGCCCCATGGGATCAACCGTGCGCTCCGTCCAGATGCTGCTGGCCGACGGCACCCTTGTCACCGCCTCGCGCAGCGAAAACGCCGACCTTTTCGCCGCCGCGATGGGCGGCTACGGCCTGATCGGCCTGATCACGGAACTGGAGGTTGAGGCAGTCCCGAACCAGCTACTGGAACCCACCTTCCAGACCATGCCCACCGCCGATTTCGCCGCCGCCTTCACCGCCATCGCCGACGGCTCCACCCCCATGGCGTACGGCCGCCTGAACATCGACCGCGAGGGGTTCTTTGACGACGCCATGCTGGTGACCTACCGCCCGGTCGCTGGTGACATCCCCCCGGCCAGCGGGTCTGGCTTCCTGTCCAAAGCCTCACGCGCGATCTTCCGGGCGCAGCCGGGCAATGAATGGATCAAGCGCCGCCGCTGGGGGATTGAAACCGGCATCGGCGCGATGCTGGCGGGCGCTTCCAGCCGGTCCAGTTTGATGAACGAACCGGTCATCACCCTGGATGACCGCGACCCGACCCGCACTGACATCCTGCACGAATACTTCGTCGCCCCCGACCGCTTTGCCGACTTCGCCGCCGCCGCCAAGGCGATCATCCCCGGCAGCTATCAAGAGCTTCTCAATATCACCCTGCGCTATGTCGCCCAAGACCCGACCGCGCTGCTCAGCTACGCGCCAGACGGTCCGCGCATCGCCTCGGTCCTGCTGTTCAGCCAAGAGATGACCGCGCGGGCCGAGGCTGACATGACCCGGATGACGCAAGAGCTGATCGAGGCCGTTCTGGCCATCGGCGGCAGTTATTACCTGCCCTACCGGCTGCATGCGACACCGGACCAGTTTCGCCGCTGCTATGGCCGGTCGCTGGATTTCCTGAAGGTGAAGCTGCAGGTCGACCCGAAGCTTCGCCTGAGAAACGCCCTTTGGGACACCTATCTGGATAAGGGATTCGTCTATTGACCCTGCACCGCAAAACCGCCTTCGCCTATGCCGTCATCCTGGCGCTGGTCGCCTCGCTGAACTATCTGCCGATCCCCGGGATCGTCGATGCCGAAGGCCGCACCTTCGGAATCTTCGCGCTGGATATCTATGACGACGCGCTGCACATTGCCTCGGCTCTCTGGGCTTTGGTGGCAGGGGTCCTGTCAACCAGGGCGTCGCGGATGTTCCTGATCCTGTTCGGCGCGCTTTACTTCCTTGACGGGCTTCTGGGCACCTATGCGGGGTCCGGCTTTCTTGACCTTGGCATCTTCACTTGGGGGGTCCTCGACATCTCCTACACGCTGAAATTCCTGTCTTCCGTGCCCCACCTGCTGCTGGGCGGCTTCGCGCTTTACATCGGGTTCAAGCGGTGAGGGTCCTTCTGCGCTGGACCGGTCGCCTTGTCCTGCTGGTCGTGGTGCTTGTCCTTGGCCTGCTGTCCCCCGTCGCCTATGTCGAAACGATGTGCCGCCCGGCCGGCGTGGCTGTGGCCCATACCCCCCTTGTCGGGCCTGACTGGCAGCGCCCGGAAGGTCGCACGCTGCTGACCTACCCGGAATGGCATATCGTCCATGCCTATGCCGACTACGGCGAAGTCATCCGCACCGCCGACCCGCATGACTATGGCTTCCTCTCCGCCATCGCGGGCTTCTGGTCATCGACCTGCGCCTTGTCGCAGGCCTCGGGTCCCCACGGCGGTTTCCCTTGGGAAACCAAGCAGATGGTCTACACCATCGGTGTCAGCTTCACCGCCGAGCTTTTGGCCAAGGCCGCATATGAGGAAACCATCGGCCGCATCTTCACCCTGATCCGGGGCGACACCCGCGCGCCTTTGGATGATCTGTCCGCCCGGCAGGCCGCTGACTATGCGGTCTTCCTGCAGCAAACCCCGTGGTACAAATGGGACTTCCCGCGCGATGCCGCCGAACTTGACACGCAAGCCACCGACAGCCTGCGCGACAGAGAGCGACGCTTTGCCCTTGGCGCGGAATACTGGGCCAAGGCAGCCTATGCGCAAGTGATTGCCGCCGCCGTGGCTGCGGTGGGGGAAGACCAGCT from Tabrizicola piscis harbors:
- a CDS encoding response regulator transcription factor; this translates as MAGLRKILLVDDDDDLREALSEQLVLTEDFDVFEARTGAEGMEKAKAGLFDLVILDVGLPDTDGRELCRRMRKGGVKCPILMLTGHDTDSDTILGLDAGANDYVTKPFKFPVLLARIRAQLRTHEQSEDAIFQMGPYTFKPAQKMLVDEKDKKIRLTEKETNILKFLYRASQSVVARDVLLHEVWGYNAGVTTHTLETHIYRLRQKIEPDPSNARILVTESGGYRLVA
- a CDS encoding exodeoxyribonuclease III, which codes for MSFTLATWNINSVRLREGLVTRLLAEEMPDILCLQECKSPVEMIPLAQFQALGYRYIVARGQKGYNGVAILSKLPIVDAGDKDFAQLGHARHVAARLENGVTIHNTYVPAGGDIPDREVNVKFGQKLDYLTEMRDFFRWERPDRAILVGDLNIAPREDDVWNHKALLKIVSHTPIEVDHFNAVMEAGNWQDVTRHDLREGRLYSWWSYRAADWDTADKGRRLDHIWATPDILNASHQSRILRPVRGWDGPSDHVPVFATFDL
- a CDS encoding TlpA family protein disulfide reductase — its product is MGTGLRRDVVRKFMVVLYTAFLFGANAAAADVSALRDGDMKKLALHTDPVALPEVVLLDATDGEHALADYRGKWVVLNFWATWCAPCRHEMPSLDRLQAAMPEIAVVPVATGRNSVTGIEKFFAEAEIKLLPILRDPKSELARGMGVMGLPVTVILNPDGHEVARLIGDAEWDSASAKAIMAALVAGQ
- a CDS encoding L,D-transpeptidase family protein, producing the protein MKREDLVVTPMGVRFMGRRFACTLGRGGVVPAARKREGDGATPAGVHRLVGMLYRPDRMARPADWALPIGPSDLWSDDPRDEDYNLMVRAPHGFSHERLRRADPMYDLILITDWNWPHADPGRGSAIFIHQWRRPGAPTAGCVALSRRALHWIAPRITLQTRLVIRL
- the parS gene encoding type II RES/Xre toxin-antitoxin system antitoxin; amino-acid sequence: MAKNSAEKTVARSRKSGLASKTLMGRDASSGQFLVRNPEAKSYFVSYQAVSGGIPSRAVRVLEDNGVSKDDIRQIIPDRTLERRIASGENLKLEEADGLARLLRVVTMARRVFGDNALADEWLRNPNPALGDAIPIRMARTDLGGREVEAVLGRIEHGVFS
- a CDS encoding alpha/beta fold hydrolase; the protein is MRYVFGLLTILVFVVVIGLLGLRLTAMLREISILPDSIPEEGRIVETALGPIYVEELGPEDGPVVLLVHGSVGWSRMWRPTQVALAAEGYRTVAFDMPPMGYSFRDPDADYSRQTQGGRMLALIAALDVRPVVVAHSFGAGPAAEAAMVDPAAIAGLVVVSGAIGLEGREGGTLPWPLGNSFMRELAVSASVTNPYAMGPLLRLFLHRKEAATPEVIDMLLAPSRRPGTTTAIAGWLPSLLVPPTGALSTRAEGWQALAVPLAFLWGDRDTATPLAQGERLADLTGAPLSILPEVGHIPQIEAPDDFQAALIALLADLTPPITAP
- the ribA gene encoding GTP cyclohydrolase II, which encodes MTLTLTTTERLTRARGDLRMGVPVVLCMAGSAAMVVAVEALEPSRLADLRGFGTPVLAITARRAETLKARAYDGDLARIVLPADAGLPWLRSVADPADDLRAPMKGPLQSLRDGPADLHRAALALAKSAHLLPAVLVVPVVHPLQLAQDSGLTLLALDDITPVLAALSPMAEVVSARVPLVASSAGRVHIFRPDDGGEEHYAIEIGKPDRAAPVLARLHSACFTGDVLGSLKCDCGPQLRAALAQMGEEGAGVLLYLNQEGRGIGLANKMRAYSLQDQGFDTVEANHRLGFEDDERDFRLGAEILRKMGFSAVRLMTNNPKKLAMMEGCGLHVTERVPLKVGMTAENSAYLATKAAKSGHLL
- a CDS encoding RES family NAD+ phosphorylase produces the protein MRLWRLTKPEHAPGLDGEGARLWGGRWNSPGLPMVYTSSSLSLAALEVLVHLPPMMRRKGGLPPFVAVAIDVPDEQIAEAGLGVDQDEQFTRAFGDAWLKQSASVGMSVPSRVIPLELNVLLNPRHPAMVMVNVVLAQPFVFDDRLAY
- a CDS encoding amylosucrase, whose translation is MARTPSSADDDIFDLRLARSAPDLFPMLEGLYGARPDYPAFRERLVKALRKGWADRPDDLKRLDLQRDLEPDWFQRPGMAGYVFYIDRFNGTLQGILDKLDYLEDLGITYVHLMPCLKPRPGDSDGGYSVMDYRQINPAFGTMADFEAVSRALRERGISLCVDLVLNHTAKEHAWAKKAAKGDAAYQDYYLMFDSPDLPNQYEQTLVEVFPDNAPGNFTHYPDFGKWVWTTFNEHQWDLNWANPQVFLEIVEVMLFLANKGVDVLRLDAVAFMWKRMGTRCQSEPEVHMLLQALRACSRIASAAVLHLAEAIVAPAEMLPYLGRGRHDGKVANLAYHNSLMVQFWSALATRDTRLMTHVLATHFPDRLTNATYATYIRCHDDIGWAITDEDAAAVGASGHGHRNFLSDFFEGSFPGSFAKGALFQFNEATGDKRISGSFASLAGLELAEAAGDVAGVEMAVQRILLGHALIAAWGGIPLIYMGDELALPNDHGYLANPDHAHDSRWIHRPQMEWARAEGRHSGDTPAARVFWATKQILARRAATPALHAAVPIRVVAAGNDAVLAFQRLAPTGTLLGLFNFTERWQHISEASARALGVTAMHDMLSDQRVETHAGQIVLPPYARVWLT
- a CDS encoding FAD-binding oxidoreductase, whose product is MALTRRAALFGAGAAVGVAGSRWMGAANPSLDGVAIVAPAGGETTLNDASLLSETPIFKHIIIKDPPGDALIATLRAELRAAEAEDRPVSIGAARHSMGGQAIPRDGHAITFDTPSILVEGETYRVQAGTRWHQVITALDPLGLSPKVMQSNADFGVASTFSVGAHGWPMPYGPMGSTVRSVQMLLADGTLVTASRSENADLFAAAMGGYGLIGLITELEVEAVPNQLLEPTFQTMPTADFAAAFTAIADGSTPMAYGRLNIDREGFFDDAMLVTYRPVAGDIPPASGSGFLSKASRAIFRAQPGNEWIKRRRWGIETGIGAMLAGASSRSSLMNEPVITLDDRDPTRTDILHEYFVAPDRFADFAAAAKAIIPGSYQELLNITLRYVAQDPTALLSYAPDGPRIASVLLFSQEMTARAEADMTRMTQELIEAVLAIGGSYYLPYRLHATPDQFRRCYGRSLDFLKVKLQVDPKLRLRNALWDTYLDKGFVY